A stretch of DNA from Maridesulfovibrio sp.:
CTTTGGACGCACCTTCGGGATACGGTTCCGAACCGGCCGTAGGCACCATGAACACGGGTATGTCGATGCGTGATTCTATTGTCCGGGCAAAACCTTTGAGATCGGTTCCGATTATTTCGGAGATCGGGGTTCCGGTCAGAGCCACGAACCTGGAGTTCAGCCCTTTGGCCGTATCCACGATATTGTCGATGAATTTGTTGTCGTTTCCAAGGATGACGTCCATTTCCAGAAGTCCTGCGCCCACTACTGTGGCCGGGCCCCTGTACCATCGCGGCTCATCTTCGATGTTTATGTGCCATGCTCCGCCGGCCGGTCCGTATACAACAACAAGTCCTTCGAAATCGTATAATGCCGAACTGGCCCCGAAATAGCCTGTGGCTAAGGGGAGAAGGTGATGATATTCTTGCATATCTGATCCTTATATAAGAAAATCGTGGGCGTAGATCCAATCGTAGTTGTCGACCGGATTTTCCATTGCTTCGCAGGTTTGTTCCAGCATCCAGCCGGTGGCTTCATAGCCGTATTTCTGTTCCTGATAGCGCGAGAGGGGGACGTTGACCGCATTGGTGCAGAATATACCTGCATCAACTCCGTAGGCCACATCGATGTGGTCGAAGGTGGAGGTCTGTCCGCACAGGGCTGGATGTGAGGCGTTGTAGACCTGAATATCCGGTTTGATCGTGCGTAGCTGTTCAATTAATTTCCATTCATAGGGCTTGATGGTTCCCCGCGCAAACATGGTATCAACATTGATGCCGTTCTCCACAAGAAAGAGGGTCAGTTCGAAGGGGCTGCCGTTGATGCTGCATCCGACCGCGACTGATTTACTGCGCAGTTTATCCAGCATCGGTTGAGCGGCTTTTTGGGCATCGGCCGCAATTTCATCCACATACAGTTCTTTGCCCACCGCATCGCCGACAAGTTCATATTGTTTTTTGATGGTCGAAAAACCATACGAGGTGGGTGCAAAGCAGGTGGGGATGTCCATTTCACTTTCCAGCTTTCCGCTTAATCCGTTGGCCAGAGGATGAAGTACCACCGAAGCCCGCGCATGGGCCATGCGGGAGAAGGTTTCCAGGTCCGGGCAAAGCGGAATCTGGACTACGTCATTTAATCCTGCGGCTGAAAGAACCTGATAGAATTCCCCGGAATCGGACAATGGCATGAAGGTTCCGAGCAGATTGATCCGGTTTTCCTCCGGGTTGCGCTCTTCGTGTTTGAGAAATTCATAAAAGGAAGTATAGGCTGAAGTGAACGGAGATTCCTTGAGCCCGATGGTGATTGGCGCCATGGCTCCGAGAATGATCCGTTTGCCGGTGGATTTTTCCAGCCGTTTTATTACTCCGGTAAAATCCGTGCCGAGTATGTAGTCCGGACAGCCGACAATGAGAAAGGCGACTTTTTCTTCCCGGCGCGAGAGAATATCCGCCATGCCCTGTTCCACTTTGGGTAAATGGTTGCCCATGGACATATCCAGTTCCGACAGGCAGAGCATGTGGAAACGTTCGGTGAATCCCCTTGCGTGGGCCATGAATGCGGAATGGCGCAGGCAGGCCGAGGGGCCGATCATGATTGCCACGGACTGAGGAAGCAACAGGCAGGTCTCAATCACGCCCCATCCGGCCAGGTTCGGGCCGACGCCCTCAAGCGGTGCAAAAGGGAAATCTGATTTTTCCCGAAGCTGTTCCACCCTTATCCGGGTGTCATCCAAATTCATATCTGTTCTCCTGTGTTGGCGGTGCCTTGATAATATCCGGTTATTCGGCGAAATTAATGATGGTCCGGGCCAGATCAAAAAAACGTTCCGAAGTAGGCTGGGTCCTGTCTCCTTCCACGATGGTTTTTCCTTCCTCCTCAAATTTGTGAATAGTCGTATCCCGAGGGATGACGCCGATAATGGAGGTATCCATCCTGTGGGCGAATTCCTTCACCCGTTCCACTTCATCGGCCATGTCCCGGCAGTTGAGGATCAGCCCGC
This window harbors:
- a CDS encoding nitrogenase component 1 — protein: MNLDDTRIRVEQLREKSDFPFAPLEGVGPNLAGWGVIETCLLLPQSVAIMIGPSACLRHSAFMAHARGFTERFHMLCLSELDMSMGNHLPKVEQGMADILSRREEKVAFLIVGCPDYILGTDFTGVIKRLEKSTGKRIILGAMAPITIGLKESPFTSAYTSFYEFLKHEERNPEENRINLLGTFMPLSDSGEFYQVLSAAGLNDVVQIPLCPDLETFSRMAHARASVVLHPLANGLSGKLESEMDIPTCFAPTSYGFSTIKKQYELVGDAVGKELYVDEIAADAQKAAQPMLDKLRSKSVAVGCSINGSPFELTLFLVENGINVDTMFARGTIKPYEWKLIEQLRTIKPDIQVYNASHPALCGQTSTFDHIDVAYGVDAGIFCTNAVNVPLSRYQEQKYGYEATGWMLEQTCEAMENPVDNYDWIYAHDFLI